One genomic window of Arthrobacter sp. KBS0703 includes the following:
- a CDS encoding helicase-related protein, which yields MSKLDSKYAFRREIVDRLVTDLYGPGASDELITERPLERYVTGVLWPAADDSYAEAPDEPESVAATSGEASVDSPVANARLTYPSSVGMTVSVDTTLSTVLLVSPAAARYAPIPSVRDSGSKRRDAYDWQRLPAELPEVQIDLASAGPQRHLLEGGALELYALVRIPEETVVTVTVVLRNTQPKPDPTSDKDVACWFQAGLSVHTEKPALVDRSKLRTTLPSDPDLASSELLYRNHMVFGAGHGCAVDVEASDVDGRLCQRVTTTFVPRQDVHRSMAGVSNANLSLSFMGSATREDVVAQLNLLAEDYASWIAASSDSVTADGQTQVPPHLRGVAADHMKQAGTAHDRIKAGIQLLVNDERAFEAFQLANQAMHMQRSRQDWVRNGAKGEFVLGAQAWRPFQIAFILINLPSVTDDQHPERDIADLLWFPTGGGKTEAYLGLVAYLLLLRRLRNTSVRGVAVIMRYTLRLLTIQQFERAAMLICSLESVRLANEDRVGGAPFGIGLWVGGGATPNDIATARTNLGKLRNNQEVVEGNPKQIEACPWCGTRLTVDDYRIVKVPSDRMLVSCSNTACEFEDGLPVHIIDTDVYRERPELVIGTVDKFAGMSWRGEIATLLGRISPADLGPDLIIQDELHLISGPLGSTVGLFETAVDLAASGIGREVGSASRKPKIIASTATIRRAKDQIRSVFNRESSLFPPPGLDPDDSFFANKAPSDQFGTRQYVGVLASGTSHATLMVRTYASLLHSSNVIEGAATEDRDPYWTLVGYFNSLRVLGSAYLQVYDDVRARLNLLAKREGRLGARGIQLSELTSRVENHKIPEALKSLEKSLMSGLTPEDVVLATNMISVGLDVDRLGLMAVMGQPQSSAEYIQATSRVGRQHPGLVVTIFNAARTRDRSHYESFNDFHGALYRAVEATSATPFAARSRDRGLHATLVSALRMLVPELRSTAGHVRDESPTVDGIMSWIGDRVAAVDTEEAPATREELERLLNIWRKAALADADLPYEGKKNSPRSLLIDSSKALEDPDFVYSTSSIPWPTPRSMRDVDAETALRPAPMRKDASLG from the coding sequence GTGTCGAAACTGGACAGTAAATACGCCTTCCGCCGCGAAATCGTTGATCGCCTTGTCACCGACCTCTACGGACCCGGCGCTTCCGACGAGCTCATTACGGAGCGCCCTCTTGAGCGGTATGTGACAGGAGTGCTCTGGCCTGCTGCAGATGACTCTTATGCCGAGGCCCCGGACGAGCCGGAGTCCGTAGCTGCCACTTCCGGCGAGGCCTCGGTCGACAGCCCTGTGGCGAACGCACGGCTGACCTACCCGAGCAGCGTAGGCATGACGGTCTCCGTGGACACTACACTTTCTACCGTTCTGCTCGTCTCGCCTGCTGCCGCCAGATATGCCCCAATCCCTTCTGTCCGGGACAGCGGTAGCAAGCGCCGCGACGCATATGACTGGCAGCGCTTGCCTGCAGAACTCCCCGAGGTGCAAATCGACCTGGCTTCAGCTGGGCCCCAAAGGCATCTGCTGGAGGGAGGGGCTTTGGAGCTCTACGCCTTGGTACGCATTCCCGAAGAGACTGTCGTGACCGTGACCGTGGTGCTGCGGAACACGCAGCCCAAACCTGACCCCACATCAGACAAAGACGTGGCGTGCTGGTTCCAGGCTGGCCTTTCCGTTCACACCGAGAAGCCCGCTCTTGTGGATCGTTCGAAGCTGCGCACCACGCTTCCCTCGGACCCCGACCTGGCGTCTTCCGAACTCCTCTACCGAAACCACATGGTCTTCGGCGCCGGACACGGCTGTGCGGTCGATGTGGAGGCGTCCGACGTCGATGGCCGGCTCTGTCAGCGAGTGACCACGACGTTTGTTCCCCGGCAAGATGTCCACAGGTCCATGGCTGGCGTCAGCAACGCCAACCTGTCGCTCTCATTCATGGGTTCGGCCACGCGCGAAGATGTGGTCGCGCAGCTGAACTTACTCGCGGAGGACTACGCATCGTGGATCGCTGCATCCAGTGACTCGGTGACAGCAGACGGTCAGACCCAGGTTCCGCCGCACTTGCGCGGTGTCGCTGCCGACCATATGAAGCAGGCGGGGACGGCGCACGACCGAATCAAAGCGGGCATCCAGTTGCTGGTCAACGATGAGAGAGCCTTTGAGGCATTTCAGCTGGCGAATCAGGCCATGCACATGCAGCGTTCACGCCAGGATTGGGTCCGCAACGGCGCCAAGGGCGAGTTCGTGCTTGGCGCCCAGGCATGGCGGCCCTTCCAGATTGCATTCATCCTCATTAATTTGCCGTCGGTAACCGACGACCAGCACCCGGAACGCGACATTGCTGATCTCCTCTGGTTCCCCACAGGCGGAGGGAAGACAGAAGCCTATCTGGGGCTTGTCGCCTACCTCCTGCTGCTCCGACGGCTGAGGAACACAAGCGTCCGGGGCGTGGCCGTGATCATGCGCTATACCCTGCGGCTTCTGACGATCCAGCAATTTGAGCGTGCTGCCATGCTCATTTGTTCCCTCGAATCTGTTCGACTGGCGAATGAGGACCGGGTCGGCGGTGCACCGTTCGGCATCGGACTCTGGGTTGGCGGAGGCGCGACGCCAAACGACATCGCAACTGCACGGACAAATCTGGGAAAGCTTCGAAACAATCAGGAAGTCGTCGAGGGAAATCCGAAGCAGATCGAAGCCTGCCCTTGGTGCGGCACTCGGCTCACGGTCGACGACTATCGGATCGTGAAAGTGCCCTCCGACCGGATGCTCGTCAGCTGCTCCAACACGGCATGCGAGTTCGAGGACGGCCTACCCGTTCACATCATCGACACAGACGTCTACCGGGAACGTCCAGAACTCGTGATCGGGACGGTGGACAAATTTGCCGGTATGTCGTGGCGAGGTGAAATCGCAACCCTGTTGGGACGTATCTCTCCTGCCGATCTGGGCCCGGACCTCATCATCCAGGACGAACTGCACCTCATCTCGGGGCCTCTCGGTTCAACCGTTGGTCTCTTTGAAACAGCGGTCGACCTGGCGGCAAGCGGCATCGGACGTGAAGTTGGCTCCGCCAGTCGAAAGCCTAAAATCATTGCCTCGACAGCAACAATCCGACGAGCCAAGGATCAGATCCGGTCCGTCTTCAACCGCGAATCCAGCCTGTTCCCGCCGCCCGGGCTAGACCCCGACGATTCCTTCTTCGCCAACAAGGCGCCCTCTGATCAGTTCGGAACACGGCAATATGTCGGCGTCCTGGCATCTGGCACGAGCCACGCCACGCTTATGGTTCGCACCTACGCATCCTTACTTCACTCATCCAACGTCATCGAAGGGGCCGCAACCGAGGACCGCGACCCCTACTGGACGCTAGTCGGCTACTTCAATAGCCTGCGCGTGCTTGGCTCGGCATACCTGCAGGTGTACGACGACGTCAGAGCTCGCCTTAACCTTCTGGCCAAACGGGAGGGCAGGCTGGGGGCGCGTGGAATCCAGTTGAGCGAGCTCACGAGCCGCGTCGAAAACCATAAGATCCCCGAGGCTCTAAAGTCCCTGGAGAAGAGCCTGATGAGTGGCCTCACGCCTGAAGACGTGGTGCTGGCTACCAACATGATCTCAGTCGGCCTGGATGTGGATCGTCTGGGGTTGATGGCCGTCATGGGTCAGCCGCAGTCCAGCGCTGAGTACATCCAGGCGACCAGCCGGGTAGGGCGTCAGCACCCGGGCCTTGTTGTGACAATCTTCAATGCTGCGCGGACACGGGACCGGTCGCACTACGAATCGTTCAACGACTTTCACGGTGCACTTTACCGGGCGGTGGAAGCCACCAGTGCCACACCTTTCGCGGCTCGGTCGCGCGACCGAGGACTTCATGCCACTCTCGTCTCTGCGCTTCGGATGCTCGTCCCCGAGCTGCGGAGTACTGCTGGTCACGTCCGGGACGAGTCCCCAACAGTTGACGGAATCATGTCGTGGATAGGCGACCGTGTCGCGGCTGTCGATACGGAAGAAGCCCCAGCAACTCGCGAGGAGCTCGAGCGGCTGCTGAACATCTGGCGAAAGGCTGCCCTGGCGGACGCCGACCTGCCCTACGAAGGCAAGAAGAATTCGCCACGCTCTCTTCTTATCGATTCCAGCAAAGCCCTCGAAGATCCCGACTTCGTCTACAGCACGAG